The DNA sequence GGCTTCTTTTTCAACGTCGTGGTAATATTTCTTAATTAACTTGATGTTTGTTCCAAGATCGATTTCGGTATTTTCAGCATTGGCTGTTTTGTATTCCGAAATATACTCTTCAACAATAGCATGGAAACCTTCGATACGAAGTGCTTTATCGTTGAGGCGTTGAGTAGCCAGTTTATAGCAAGCAGGATAAAGATCTTCGAAAACTTTCGCTTTCAGATCGGCATCGTTTACTTCATGGCAATACGTACGTTTAGTTTTTCCAACCAAAGCTGATAGTTCTTCCTGAGCTTTGCAGTGTATTTTGATGGCGTCGTGAGCTACTTTAATGGCTTCGAGCATCACTTCTTCTGAAACCTCGTCCATTTCGCCTTCAACCATCATAATGTTGTCGTATGATGCGCCAACCATGATATCCAAATCAGCTTTTTTGAGCTGTGAAAAGGTAGGATTCACAATCATTTTTCCGTCGATACGAGCTACGCGAACTTCAGAAATCGGAGTTTCGAAAGGAATGTCGGAAACGGCAATTGCAGCAGAAGCGGCAAGACCGGCTAAAGAGTCGGCCATTACTTCGCTATCCGATGAAATCAGCGAAACCATCATGGCAGTTTCAGCATGGAAATCGGCTGGAAATAGTGGACGCAAAGCACGATCCACCAGGCGGCCAATCAGTACTTCTTCGTCAGAAGGACGTGATTCGCGTTTCAGGAATCCGCCAGGGAAACGACCCGCAGCGGCAAATTTTTCACGGTAATCAACCGAAAGTGGCATGAAATCCACGTCTTCTTTGGCATCTTGTGCAGCCACAACGGTTGCCAGTAACATTGTGTCACCCATCCGAACAACTACCGCACCGTCGGCCTGTTTGGCTAAGCGGCCTGTTTCAATGGTAATGGTGCGGCCATCCCCAAGGTCAATTGTTTTAATAATTGCTTGATTCATAATTTTTTGAATAAATAATTTTTTTATGGTACTACAAATGGGCGTGGTGGGGTATTTTTATTCAGAAAAACGAGTTTGCTGAAGTTTGCCGTTAAAACATGGTACCTGCATATTTTAATAAGGCGTATAAAAATAAGAAAAGGCAATAAAAATATTGCCTTTTCAGTGATAAATTATCGACGTAAGTTAAGGTCTTTGATAATCGCACGGTAACGGTTGATGTCCTTTTTCTTTAAATAATCCAAAAGACTACGGCGTTTACCTACTAAGGTGATCAAAGCACGCTGAGTGCTAAAATCTTTTTTGTTTGTTCTCAGGTGGTCGGTCAGGTGGCTGATGCGGTATGAAAACAATGCGATCTGCGCTTCTGACGATCCGGTGTTTACAGCTGATTCGCCGTATTTTTCGAAGAATTCAATCTTCTTTTCAGGTGTTAAATACATGTAATGTTTATTAAATTGTTGTACAATGTTTAAGCAGCAGCATCGCTTTCAATAACAACCGCTTAAAATTAGTTTTTAAAAGCTGCGCAAAAATAATCAAATATCTTTGAAATTCAAGTGGGTAGGATATTATTTTTGGATATGGAATATTTTGAACTAATGCAGCCCCAGGTGTAGTGATATCTCAGAAGTCTGTGAATATTGAATGATTTCTTCAAACGTATTTATTTCACGATATTCCTTGTAGTTTCTCCATTGATATTCAAACGAAAGTCCTAAACTAATTTTCTTACACAGGTCCTTTTTCATGATCATTGCTTTCAATCCAAACGAAGGCTTTAGGAAGTATTTTCGATTAAATTCATGCGTTTTTTCAACACCGCCCGCCTGTTGACTGGCCCACCAACTCCTTGTCAAATTTTCATAGTTTGTAATCAGGTATTTTCCGGAAGGGCCCAACGCAAAAAACAATCCTTTCGCAAGTTTGAATTGTGCCAAAGTAGCTAACTCCAGATTAATACTTAAGATTGAACCTTTCCATGAAGAACCTCCCCCTAAACCTCCATATCCAATATTGTCAACAGCTAATCGTTCGAGATTTATTCCAATATCAGGTCTGAACGAGAACTTATTTTCCGGGTTATACCAACTTTGATTAAAGCCAAGTTTTAGTGAAGATCCAAGCTCAGCATCGATTGAATGATCGATTGAATGCTTTGGCAGAATGACTCCAATCGTAAAACTGGTTTCCATTTTCCATTGGGCGGTAAGCGATGTTGGAAGGCAGAAGATAAACAATAAGATAAATAAGATTGGATTTCTCATGGCTATTGGTTGAACTAAATGAATGGCTAATTCACAAAATAATCCGCTGACCACTTATTACTTTGTGGTTGTATGTGTAATCAAATTATCGCTAATTCTCCAATAAATTCCGGAACTCCTTGATTTGAACCGGTGATCCCAACACAAAAAGCTGGTCGCCACGACTGAGCGTTAATTCAGGATCGGGATTGAATACGTATTTGGCACCACTGATTTTAATACCAACAATGTTGATTCCTGATTTATCCTTCAACTGCAATATTTTCAGGGCTTTATTTACAAAATGAGCAGCCATATGTGTACACGATATTTCTTCGAGACTGACATCATTGCTTTTCTGTAACAGGATGTATTCCAGAAATTCAACCACATCGGGCTGAGTAACCAGCTTGGCCATTCGTTGTCCGCCAATACGTTCAGGCATAATAACATTGGTTGCCCCAGCCCTGCGAAGTTTGGTGATGGATTCAACCTCAGATGCCCGGCTGATGATTTTTAATCCGGGGTTCATGCTTCGTGCCGTCAGTACTACAAATACATTGTCGGCATCGTTTGGTGTTGTAGCAATCAGAGCTTTGGCATGTTCGATCCGAGCCTGAGAAAGAACTTCTTCGCGGGTTGCATCTCCGCGGATGTACAATAGGTTTTCATCTTCGCAAATGCGGCCAATCACATTTTCGCGTTTGTCGATGACCACAAAATCAACGCCATAATCACGTAATTCCATGGCGGCCTGTTCTCCGTTGCGTCCATAACCAATAATGATGGTATGGTCTTTCAGTTTCATGATTTTTTTGTCCACGCGGTATGTTTTTAAGTAATCTTTTAATTCTCCATCGAAAACAAATTTTGCCAGACTTGAACCTACCCAGGCCAAACTACCCAAGCTAAACATGATCAGTCCTGAAGTGAATAATTTCCCTACGTCAGAGAGCGGATGAATCATTCCAAATCCGACGGTCGAAATGGTTATGATGGTCATAAAGAAAGCGTCAATCAGCGGATACTGCTCGTAACCCCAGTAAAATAGTGTGCCGGTAGAAAGGAGTAGTAAAAGCAATATGGCGCCAGTTCGGATGGTCTGATTGGATACTGTCTGAAATTTATTGTAGGATTGGCCCATTTTATGAATGATTGACAGAAGTTATGATCTTCGTTCCCAATTGGCAATGTAAACATTTTTTGACTTCGCAATACTTGTTTTTTAACTGAATCAAGGCCTGAGTTTCGAATGCCGACCGGCTGTTGATTCCCAGCTCATTCCACTTCCGGATAATTTGATTCGACTCAGGAGCCGTTTTTTCCAATAGCAGCAACGCACGATCTTTCATCGCCTGATCCAGGTGCTGATCGCCATAAACAAAAAGCAGTGGTGCAATGGTGTTGATGACCAGATTATTGAACGCCGTTTCGCCCAGCGTTTTCTGTTTGTTTTCTTCCGATATTTTGTTGAACCGATAGTGGGTGTCCCAATATTCGGAGGCCGAAACATCGAACAGCTTTCGCAGTTCATCCAGATTTTCGGTTTCCAGGATTCGCGAAAATAATGCCGATGAATGATGTATCAGCCTGGCCAATTGAGCAATTCGGATAGTCGGAAAATTAATTGGCCGCAGTCGCATAAATTTCCACACGTGCGATTCCATTCCCGACAATCCGTATTTCTGATACAGGTACGAATATTCTTTCCGGAGTGCTAAAAAATAATCGTCGCCCAATAGGGCTTCGTTAAGCAAACCCGATTGGCCAAACAGCAGAGCTTCGATTTGAAACAGGTTGTTTTTGTGTTTCGAAAGGATGTTTAAGGAGAGGGATTTAGCCAGTAATTCGAACGGAAGGGCATTGGTTTTCATTCCGAAGTTGCGCGACAGCAACTGGTAAAAAGTTTCGTTCCAATTGTTTTTGTTTTGCTGAAGGATAGCCAAAATGTCGTTGGTTTTCGACTGGAGCCGTTCGATCATTAGCGAGCTAAACCAAAAACGAAGAATAAACGGATCAACTTCTGAAAGTTTATCTTCGCAGGCAATCCAGCGTTCCGATTTTAAGAGTTGTTCAAGATTTTCCAGAATTGCTGGTGGATAGTTTATTTCGAGTGTCGGAAGTTGGTGGTTTTTTACCTGAATGGGCTTGTCGTGCAGCTCAACAACGTGCAATATAACATTGTCGTATGCTGCATCGGTGTCGTGATGATGTTGATACCAATGCGATGATTTTTGATGAATTTCGATGTTGCCAGCCCAAATAGTTTCACCAATCCGGATTCGGGCATTGAAAAAATCAGGACCAGAATCGGTGTTTGGCCGTCCGGTGGAAATGATTTCGAGCGGTTTTCCATCAACGGTTTGGAGGTTTGTTCGGTTGAATAAACCATGTTCCCAAATAAATTGCAAAAACTCTTCCTTCATTCGTTTGGTTTTATGGAGATCTGGACGATGTTCTCTGATTGATCTCAATAAATTTAACAAAACGAATTCAGAATATTTGCTTTTTAGGACTGAATTTTCGGGTGTATCCAGAAAGAGAATCAGAACACAACTTTGTATCCTTCTTTTTCAATAGCTTTCCATGCCAGAATAAAACTACTTTCTCCACCAATTTTAATTCTATTTTTCCGGAGTAGCTTTTTAATTGGTCTTTGTTGCGTTTTGTCGAATTTGGAGAGTAAGCCCGACTGGCTTATTCGGACTAACGTGTAACCCTTTTCCTGAGAATAAAAGTAAAATTGATAATTGAGATCGTAATTCATATTTTTGAGTATCCCGTTAGCATCGTGATAGGCTGGGGTTGTAGTTAACCCAACTTTTCGGTAGGCCAGCAAGGATATTTCTCCGGACGAAAGAATTTCGAAATAGCGGTCTCCTTTCAGGTAATCATCAAAATGTTGTTTCCGGAACGTTCGGGTGCGTCCGTCAACATCGATAAATTTGAATCCATTAATACTGGCCTTGTCAATGTTAATCTGTGCTCCTGCGATTGTATTGTAATAGATCAATTCGTCTTTGTATGAACTATATCTCACGAATAAACTATCCGAAATTTCTCCATTGGTAAATTCGACTTTCCCCGGGCGCCATTCGTTGGTCAGGAATGGAAATCCGTTATAGGAAGGGTAAGGAAGTTGGCGGACGCCTTTAATTTTTTGGGCGTCCCAATTGGGGCTCATGGGTTCCTGTGCACAAACCATTTGCGAGAAACTCCACACCAGAATGAGCAACAGTATATTTGAGAATCTGAGTGTCATAGTTATTTAACTTCAAATTGTTTTTCTGCTAAAATCAGGATTCCGTTTTTTAACCTTCCTCTCACAACAACCTTAAATTTTCCCAGTATCGACGATGTACTGAAATTTACTACAAGGGTTTCCTGAGGTTCTACTGAAGGATTCCAATAGAAGGTTTGTCTTAAATCCGGAATGTCTGGTTCCGATTTCTCGGGTTCAGCCAGTTTGGCCTGAACCTGAATGGCTTCCAGCTTTAATCGAACGAATTGATCTGAATCAGGAATTCTGGAATAATCAGACTTCGTGGTATAAATTGCAACGATTCCGGGGAAACGAAGATTGCCATAATATCGCTCGCTCTGGCAAATTTCAACACGTTTGATGTCTTGAGTCCCCATATCTTTAATCACATTCAGATTGCGAACGGGAATTCCGTCAATCAGGATTAATGGCATTTCATCGAAGTAATCGCGCGCTGGGGCGTTCATAACCTGCATGGAAGGTTCGTTATTGTAATTCCTGAATTTTACACCAGGCAATAATTCTCTTGATATTTCAGTGAAATTAGGGAGGTCGATAAATAGATGCGGATCAATACTATTGGTTGGCTTTCCGTAATACGGATATAATTCGGTCTTTTCTTTTGATGGCGCCTGAAATTTCAACTTTTCCTGACCAAAAACTTTCTGAAAAGTTACCGCATCAATGTTTGTGGCCGTAGTGTTTTTAAATTCTTCAGAAATTGGCTGCTGGCTGAATTCTGGTAAATTTCCCGGTTCGGCAAAAAGCTCGTCCATGTTAATTTTTAAACGCTGGTCGGGTGAATTTCCAAAGCACTGAATAAATGCCTGAACCGAGCCATAATACTTATCGAGCTTAAAATAGAATCGGCCGTCAGTTTGTGTTTGGTAATACTGAAATCCGGGAAGTGAATCCGGAATAGTCATGTAGACGGTTGCCCCGGATGCCGGAGTTGTAGTTTTTTTGTCGATTATTGTTCCTGAAAGTATAATTCCTTTTTTTTCGGTCAATCCGTCTTTTCCTTGATCGGAGCTCCATTTGTAGGAGGCCGATTCAAATGAAGGGTTGGTTTGAGCAACTGAAACCAACAGACTTCCATCGATTTCGTTTAAAAGTGAGTTGTCGATCTTGATGTTGGCTGTTGTATTGCTGTTTGTTGGATAGCTGGAGTCAATCCCTTCAATATTAATTTTTGAGGTGGTTTCCTCCTGAATCGTTTGTGATTCGGAAATGTGCTTCAATTGCTTCGTGTTTTCCAAACCGTTAAATCGATTCGAAATCCAGATTTCGCGAATTATCTTGAGTTTTGCGACCGTATTTTTCGAGTATGCTCTGAGCAGGTAAATTCCGGTACTGAGTGAATCGGGTAACTGAAGAAACCCATTGGCCTCCTTGTTTTTAATTTCGATAGAAGCTCCTGAAATTCTAGCTCCTGTCGAATTTACCAGATCGATGTAGACAATTCGGGAAGCATTATCAGTAGGACTAAAAATTTTAGCTAAAATGATTTCCCCACTCACATATACATCGCGGTCGGTGAAAAATCCAATGCTCGTTTTGTCCTGAGCATTTCCTGAAATTGCGTTAATCAGCAGAAGTATAAATATGATTTTTTGTTTCATTGCCAGTTATTAATTTGATTCCCAGAATGAAGGCCGCTCGCCAATCAGATGTCCTTCGTACGAAATGTCCGGATACCGGTTCAGGCGTCGTTGAACTGCCTGCGAGCCTTCATCGACTCCTAAGTTCAGGAAATATCGGTATTGACGATATGAATTCAGCTCAAAAAAGCCAAGAATAGTTTTCGTAGGATCACTGGTGCACTTTATATTTCCGTAAACTTGTGTCAGAACCGGATCAAACAAACTTCCTTCAGCAGAAAGCTGTTTGTTAAGTTTTTCATGAAAATCGTATGAACTTTTGGTCGTGCCATATTCATCAAGTATCAGTATCCAGCCAAATCCAACCTGAGAAATTGAGTCGAGATATGCCTGAGTGTTGTATGCCAGTGAAACGATTGAATGTTTGGTAACTTTATCGGAACTGCTAAATTCTTTGGGTCCCGCAAGATTAAATGTCCCGAGGTCATATATCGATTTCCAACCGTACCACGCTGGTGGCGGTGGACCAACTGCAGGAGCTGGTGGTGTGTAAACCCATTGCAACACAGCGCGCCAGTCGAATCGATAATATTCAAGCGATGAGGTAATTGGGGCATCGATATAAATTTTCCTCCCTGGAGTTTCTACTAAACCAGGATTTCCAAATGCATCGGTACGATAGCTCTTTTCAACATTATGGATAGTGTATAGCGAATCGATTTGAGGAATTGGGGGCATTAAAACCGTTTCTGATTGGTAGATGTCTTTCTGATTTGTAATTCGCAAAAAGTATTTTTTTCCGGGGACTGGGCTTGAGGTAAAGGTGAAATATCCGGTACCGCCATCAATTCCTTTAAGGATAGAGCCACCAACCTGAACCAATTCTACTTTGGCGCCCACAACATCCTGGCTGGCAGTAGTATTATAGAAGTCTTTAGTCATTGAAAGCTTTACAAAGCTTTGTTCCAGATTGTTACTAATCCGCGACTCCACAACCAGCGTGGAAGCAACAACTTCCAGATCAGGTTTGTAATACTCTTCACAAGAAGTGAAAAGTGCCAGGAATAAAGCCAGATATGTGATTTCTTTTCGCATCAGAATTTAAAATTATAGGTGATTGATGGAACAGGCACGCCAATAATCGAAAGTTTATAGATTGCATATTGCTCTTTGTTTGTTGTTTGGATGGAAGCATCTTTCCGGTAGAAAATGGAATATGGATTTTTCCGCCCATACAGGTTGTAAACTGAGAAAGTCCAACTCCCTTTCCACATCCGCTTTTTCCGCAGATTCTCATCCAGGGTGATGCTTACGTCCATCCGGTGGTAAGGAGGCATCCGGTATTTATTACGGTCAGAATAATATACAATTTGCCGGCCATCGTAGGTGTATTTTTGCTCGGGGAGTGTAACCGGTCTTCCTGATGATAATACAAAATTACCGGAGAACCGCCAGCGGCGACTGATTTGGTAGTTCATTACTGTTGACAAATCGTGAGGCTTGTCGTAAACCGATGGGTAATATTTCCGGTTGTTGATAACATCTTCATCAAATGTATTGTCGGTTTTTCGCATGGTGCGCGAATACGTATAGCTTACCCATCCGTTGAGCCTTCCGGCATTCTTTTTCAGGAAAAGT is a window from the Aquipluma nitroreducens genome containing:
- a CDS encoding DUF4249 family protein, producing MRKEITYLALFLALFTSCEEYYKPDLEVVASTLVVESRISNNLEQSFVKLSMTKDFYNTTASQDVVGAKVELVQVGGSILKGIDGGTGYFTFTSSPVPGKKYFLRITNQKDIYQSETVLMPPIPQIDSLYTIHNVEKSYRTDAFGNPGLVETPGRKIYIDAPITSSLEYYRFDWRAVLQWVYTPPAPAVGPPPPAWYGWKSIYDLGTFNLAGPKEFSSSDKVTKHSIVSLAYNTQAYLDSISQVGFGWILILDEYGTTKSSYDFHEKLNKQLSAEGSLFDPVLTQVYGNIKCTSDPTKTILGFFELNSYRQYRYFLNLGVDEGSQAVQRRLNRYPDISYEGHLIGERPSFWESN
- a CDS encoding outer membrane beta-barrel protein, producing MRNPILFILLFIFCLPTSLTAQWKMETSFTIGVILPKHSIDHSIDAELGSSLKLGFNQSWYNPENKFSFRPDIGINLERLAVDNIGYGGLGGGSSWKGSILSINLELATLAQFKLAKGLFFALGPSGKYLITNYENLTRSWWASQQAGGVEKTHEFNRKYFLKPSFGLKAMIMKKDLCKKISLGLSFEYQWRNYKEYREINTFEEIIQYSQTSEISLHLGLH
- a CDS encoding potassium channel family protein; the protein is MGQSYNKFQTVSNQTIRTGAILLLLLLSTGTLFYWGYEQYPLIDAFFMTIITISTVGFGMIHPLSDVGKLFTSGLIMFSLGSLAWVGSSLAKFVFDGELKDYLKTYRVDKKIMKLKDHTIIIGYGRNGEQAAMELRDYGVDFVVIDKRENVIGRICEDENLLYIRGDATREEVLSQARIEHAKALIATTPNDADNVFVVLTARSMNPGLKIISRASEVESITKLRRAGATNVIMPERIGGQRMAKLVTQPDVVEFLEYILLQKSNDVSLEEISCTHMAAHFVNKALKILQLKDKSGINIVGIKISGAKYVFNPDPELTLSRGDQLFVLGSPVQIKEFRNLLEN
- the rpsO gene encoding 30S ribosomal protein S15 — translated: MYLTPEKKIEFFEKYGESAVNTGSSEAQIALFSYRISHLTDHLRTNKKDFSTQRALITLVGKRRSLLDYLKKKDINRYRAIIKDLNLRR
- a CDS encoding DUF2851 family protein — encoded protein: MKEEFLQFIWEHGLFNRTNLQTVDGKPLEIISTGRPNTDSGPDFFNARIRIGETIWAGNIEIHQKSSHWYQHHHDTDAAYDNVILHVVELHDKPIQVKNHQLPTLEINYPPAILENLEQLLKSERWIACEDKLSEVDPFILRFWFSSLMIERLQSKTNDILAILQQNKNNWNETFYQLLSRNFGMKTNALPFELLAKSLSLNILSKHKNNLFQIEALLFGQSGLLNEALLGDDYFLALRKEYSYLYQKYGLSGMESHVWKFMRLRPINFPTIRIAQLARLIHHSSALFSRILETENLDELRKLFDVSASEYWDTHYRFNKISEENKQKTLGETAFNNLVINTIAPLLFVYGDQHLDQAMKDRALLLLEKTAPESNQIIRKWNELGINSRSAFETQALIQLKNKYCEVKKCLHCQLGTKIITSVNHS